The Brevibacillus brevis genome contains a region encoding:
- a CDS encoding GNAT family N-acetyltransferase: MLQIRDAVVGDLPAMLAIYNYAVENLVATFDLEPQTLAQREVWFHKHGDRHPIIVAESEGKVIGYCSLSVFREKPAYQKSVELSIYIAPDQSGKGVGTTLMSAILERARQLEYHTIVSGIVGGNDASVKLHEKFGFTLAGKFQEVGFKFGEWHDVHFYQWMVK; this comes from the coding sequence ATGCTACAGATCAGAGACGCAGTTGTGGGTGACCTACCCGCTATGCTTGCTATTTACAACTACGCGGTGGAAAATCTGGTTGCGACATTTGACTTGGAGCCACAGACGCTTGCCCAGCGCGAAGTGTGGTTTCATAAGCACGGTGACAGACATCCGATCATCGTCGCCGAATCGGAAGGGAAAGTAATCGGATATTGCAGCCTGTCCGTTTTCCGTGAGAAGCCCGCCTATCAAAAATCTGTTGAACTGTCTATTTATATCGCCCCTGATCAAAGCGGGAAAGGTGTCGGCACTACCTTGATGAGTGCAATTCTGGAGCGTGCCAGACAACTCGAATACCACACGATCGTAAGCGGAATCGTAGGCGGCAATGACGCCAGCGTGAAGCTGCACGAGAAGTTCGGCTTTACCTTGGCAGGGAAGTTTCAAGAGGTGGGATTCAAGTTTGGAGAGTGGCACGACGTTCATTTTTATCAATGGATGGTCAAGTAA
- a CDS encoding MDR family MFS transporter, whose protein sequence is MQWLSWDLNLKTRLIGETLFNLLFWMYFPFLTLHFSDTFGKNVAGLLMTVPPIMSMIGNLFGGYLADRFGRRYVMLSGAFLQAGMFVLFAFSLSSWIDYLAFIGIGLGKAVYSPASSAMVADLTSEKDRRKIFATFVTAMNIGAVLGPALGAIFFFQYRSELLWTCALVTFLYSIAIWINVRETLPQSVKSSVASIHFPSVMKEQWQSYAVILSDKAFAIYILAGMLITIAIVQLDLFLAVYVKEFVPAQTLLSWNAWSLSLSSTEIFGWMVGISGLLFVLCALPVTKWFEHWSDRNVFLLSSSLFGVGMYLVGFTTNAWLLFGCVVIFTVGEVMRTPVEQSFVSKYAPEHARGQYMGAANLQYSLGRFLAPVTVILSEWIMPIGVFTFILLCALLSAVLYVKLFQIVQKRESSPYS, encoded by the coding sequence GTGCAATGGCTGTCATGGGATCTGAACCTGAAGACCAGATTGATCGGCGAGACGCTTTTCAACCTATTGTTTTGGATGTACTTTCCCTTTCTTACCCTCCACTTTAGTGATACCTTTGGCAAAAATGTTGCCGGGTTACTCATGACAGTGCCACCGATTATGAGTATGATCGGCAATCTTTTTGGCGGCTATTTGGCTGATCGCTTTGGTCGTCGATATGTCATGCTGTCAGGAGCGTTTTTGCAGGCAGGCATGTTTGTCCTGTTTGCCTTCTCCCTCTCTTCTTGGATCGATTATCTTGCGTTTATTGGAATCGGGCTTGGCAAAGCGGTATACAGCCCGGCGAGTTCTGCGATGGTTGCTGATCTCACCTCAGAAAAAGACAGACGCAAAATCTTCGCTACCTTTGTAACAGCCATGAACATTGGCGCCGTATTGGGACCCGCTCTGGGGGCCATCTTTTTCTTTCAATACCGCAGTGAGCTGCTGTGGACTTGTGCGCTTGTCACTTTTTTGTATTCGATCGCGATCTGGATCAATGTGAGAGAGACACTGCCACAGTCCGTTAAAAGCTCTGTCGCCTCCATCCATTTCCCTTCCGTTATGAAGGAGCAATGGCAGAGCTACGCCGTCATTCTAAGCGACAAAGCCTTCGCCATCTATATTCTCGCAGGCATGCTGATTACGATTGCAATCGTGCAGCTCGATTTATTTTTGGCGGTCTATGTAAAAGAGTTCGTCCCAGCGCAGACACTGCTTTCGTGGAATGCCTGGTCGCTTTCGCTTAGCAGTACGGAGATTTTCGGATGGATGGTGGGTATAAGCGGCCTTCTGTTTGTTCTGTGCGCCCTGCCTGTTACCAAATGGTTCGAGCACTGGAGCGACCGGAATGTCTTCCTCTTATCCTCCTCGCTGTTTGGTGTGGGCATGTATTTGGTGGGATTCACGACGAATGCTTGGCTGTTGTTTGGATGCGTGGTCATTTTTACAGTAGGGGAAGTGATGCGAACTCCGGTCGAGCAGAGCTTCGTAAGCAAATACGCACCAGAACATGCACGAGGACAGTACATGGGTGCCGCTAACCTGCAGTACTCCCTCGGCCGCTTCCTCGCTCCCGTGACCGTCATTCTTTCAGAGTGGATCATGCCGATTGGCGTTTTCACGTTCATCTTGTTATGTGCTCTGTTGAGCGCGGTTCTTTACGTGAAGCTATTCCAAATCGTTCAGAAACGCGAGTCCTCTCCTTACAGCTAA
- a CDS encoding YbaK/EbsC family protein, with amino-acid sequence MTASPLEKVRSYVQRYDSSIEPILFEQPLPTSEVAAQALGVEIGQIAKSILFRVDEKFALFVAAGDVRVHPKQVKAAFGQGKPKMASPEEVEKMTGFRVGAVCPFALQEEVPVFVDLSLKRFPVVYTAAGIAESLLPVSYEALVEMTGAKEINAASAEGNPL; translated from the coding sequence ATGACAGCTAGCCCTTTGGAAAAGGTTCGCAGCTATGTACAACGCTATGATTCGAGCATCGAGCCGATTTTGTTTGAACAGCCGTTGCCTACGTCTGAAGTGGCTGCACAGGCATTAGGTGTCGAGATCGGCCAAATCGCAAAGTCGATCTTGTTTCGGGTAGATGAGAAGTTCGCCTTGTTTGTAGCAGCAGGCGATGTACGTGTCCATCCCAAGCAAGTGAAGGCAGCGTTTGGACAAGGAAAGCCGAAGATGGCTTCGCCGGAAGAGGTAGAAAAAATGACAGGCTTCCGTGTTGGAGCGGTTTGTCCATTTGCCTTGCAGGAAGAAGTGCCTGTATTTGTGGATCTGTCCTTGAAGCGTTTCCCGGTGGTTTATACGGCTGCTGGTATAGCAGAATCGCTTTTACCTGTCTCTTATGAAGCCTTGGTGGAGATGACAGGGGCGAAGGAAATCAATGCAGCTTCGGCAGAAGGGAACCCATTATGA
- a CDS encoding MOSC domain-containing protein, translating to MKKVGTLQTIFRHPVKGMRGEELASSTVDEFGLYGDRAYYFLDNARQGKYLSADVVPALIGYHASMSEGTGKEAYPPIRIEARDGSVHTWDDTFFAHVAETAKRSITPMISSPQEGGVNWEDHILLVTDASLREIARQIGAEQVDPRRFRGNLVVVLEDDEPFAEDKWLGKQIKINDVTLQVNKHCERCVYVNIDPETLAMTPAVLKACVKRHNNHFGVYASVVTAGSVSQGDDVFLVEMGVTGHDS from the coding sequence ATGAAAAAAGTAGGAACACTGCAGACCATTTTCCGTCATCCTGTCAAAGGAATGCGAGGGGAAGAGCTTGCATCAAGTACGGTCGATGAATTTGGCTTGTATGGAGACCGTGCCTATTATTTTTTGGATAATGCCCGTCAAGGTAAGTATCTCAGTGCGGATGTTGTGCCCGCTCTTATCGGGTATCATGCCAGCATGAGCGAAGGGACAGGAAAAGAAGCGTACCCGCCGATTCGGATTGAAGCTCGAGATGGCAGTGTACATACGTGGGATGATACTTTTTTTGCCCATGTCGCGGAGACGGCGAAGCGCTCCATTACACCGATGATTAGTAGTCCGCAAGAAGGCGGCGTGAACTGGGAAGACCACATTCTGCTGGTCACGGATGCATCTCTCAGAGAGATCGCGCGGCAGATTGGGGCAGAACAGGTAGATCCACGACGCTTTCGGGGGAATTTGGTCGTTGTTCTGGAGGATGATGAGCCGTTCGCGGAAGACAAATGGCTGGGCAAACAGATCAAAATCAATGATGTGACCTTGCAAGTCAACAAGCACTGCGAACGCTGTGTATATGTCAATATCGACCCAGAAACGTTGGCGATGACTCCTGCCGTATTGAAGGCATGCGTCAAGCGTCACAACAATCACTTCGGTGTCTATGCTTCGGTTGTCACGGCAGGCAGTGTGTCGCAAGGCGATGACGTTTTTTTAGTAGAGATGGGAGTGACGGGGCATGACAGCTAG
- a CDS encoding NAD kinase codes for MKIATVLRNDDYTREVEQALKEKLHAANSPFTFVKGPGEQPDMVLSIGGDGTLLEAVHQYGIEPSYVGIHTGHLGFYADWRPEELDEFVERLMNDEPLIAEYPTVQCRISTRDGKQYEKWALNEMVLRNANLSTLVSCVYINGDELETFRGDGLIVSSPSGSTAYNKAVDGAIVHPSIEAIQLSEIASINNQAYRTINSSLVLPKHHEVELIVMNPEIMIGLDREQAVWRDVCSIRCRVGPDKVKFARYKRLTFWGRVRNSFISG; via the coding sequence ATGAAGATTGCGACTGTACTGCGAAATGACGATTATACACGAGAAGTGGAACAAGCATTAAAAGAAAAGCTGCATGCAGCCAATAGCCCGTTTACCTTTGTGAAGGGACCAGGTGAGCAACCGGATATGGTGTTGTCCATCGGGGGAGACGGGACACTTTTGGAGGCCGTGCATCAATACGGGATCGAGCCGTCTTATGTAGGGATTCATACGGGACATCTCGGCTTCTATGCGGACTGGCGTCCCGAGGAGCTGGACGAATTCGTTGAGCGTCTGATGAACGATGAGCCTCTGATCGCGGAATACCCGACGGTCCAATGCAGAATCAGCACAAGAGATGGAAAGCAGTACGAAAAGTGGGCGTTGAATGAAATGGTTTTGCGTAACGCGAATCTGTCTACGTTGGTGTCATGCGTCTATATAAATGGCGATGAGCTGGAGACGTTTCGCGGCGACGGCTTGATTGTTTCATCACCGTCAGGAAGTACCGCCTACAACAAGGCGGTGGATGGAGCGATTGTTCACCCGTCCATTGAGGCGATTCAGTTGTCCGAGATCGCTTCGATCAATAACCAAGCATATCGGACGATCAACAGCTCGCTCGTATTGCCGAAGCATCATGAAGTAGAGCTGATCGTCATGAATCCCGAGATTATGATCGGCTTGGATCGCGAACAGGCAGTATGGAGAGATGTGTGTTCCATTCGTTGCCGAGTGGGTCCAGACAAAGTGAAATTCGCCCGCTACAAGCGACTGACATTTTGGGGGCGGGTTCGCAATTCGTTTATATCCGGATAG
- a CDS encoding NUDIX domain-containing protein translates to MAWYHAVAKWYWKIRKPLTLGVRVIVTDEEKGVLLIRHTYVHGWYLPGGGVERGESFGDAARRELWEECGIRADGLTLCHLFYSEREGKRDHIALYHVDLTPGQELHKDDKEVAEMSFFAWDELPREISPATERRLSQFRKQSFQSDRW, encoded by the coding sequence ATGGCCTGGTACCATGCAGTGGCGAAATGGTATTGGAAAATCCGCAAGCCTCTCACCTTGGGCGTTCGTGTCATTGTAACGGATGAAGAAAAGGGAGTCTTGTTAATTCGGCATACGTATGTCCATGGCTGGTATTTGCCGGGAGGAGGGGTAGAGCGAGGAGAGTCGTTTGGGGATGCTGCTCGCAGGGAGTTGTGGGAGGAGTGCGGAATACGAGCGGACGGACTTACCCTCTGCCATCTTTTTTACAGTGAGCGGGAAGGGAAACGAGACCACATTGCCTTGTATCATGTCGACCTCACACCTGGCCAAGAATTGCATAAGGATGACAAAGAAGTAGCGGAAATGAGCTTTTTCGCATGGGATGAGCTTCCTCGGGAAATATCACCAGCTACAGAGAGACGTTTATCTCAATTTCGCAAGCAGTCTTTTCAGAGTGACCGCTGGTGA
- a CDS encoding YugN-like family protein, translated as MKEINSSLPGTRATFGYFREALQPHFTLSNWDYEQGYFDRALDDKNTVFLRLPVKVLQGELDSPDAWLELGRPFVIRHVYQTGVEEDIGYTEALASGLMNQFQEPIDKDAQVDSRWIRKAEAVVKELENRLA; from the coding sequence ATGAAAGAAATAAACAGCAGCTTGCCAGGCACGCGGGCGACATTTGGCTATTTTCGTGAAGCGCTTCAGCCGCATTTTACATTATCCAACTGGGATTATGAGCAAGGGTACTTCGACCGGGCGCTGGATGATAAAAATACGGTCTTTTTGCGCTTGCCTGTAAAAGTATTGCAAGGCGAGCTCGACAGCCCGGATGCATGGCTGGAACTCGGGCGGCCGTTTGTGATCCGACATGTGTACCAGACTGGGGTAGAGGAAGATATCGGCTACACGGAGGCGCTCGCTTCGGGTTTGATGAATCAGTTTCAGGAGCCGATAGACAAGGACGCGCAGGTTGATTCGAGATGGATTCGAAAAGCAGAGGCGGTTGTCAAAGAGCTGGAGAATCGCCTTGCGTGA
- the thiO gene encoding glycine oxidase ThiO, whose translation MSDCLVVGGGIIGLSLAYELSRRGVSVTLVEQGEWGGQASSAAAGMLAPLKEFTAPGPMLDLGMESLALYPEWAAELEELTGGDVQLSLDGLLTVALHEEEVQQLTDKYRWQKEAGHAVQWLSNTAQVKEVEPLLTDQVQAAIYSPYEGHINNRMLLRALATACQLQGVKLLSGCVVSGIAVKGGKVIGIETSTGSLRAAQTVISSGAWVGMMLEMLGVSVPIRPVRGQIAAVSSVGIPLRTVIFGTTGYITPKKDGKIVIGATEDESGFQRDVTMAGLASILQGTMPYVPALHSATFLEAWGGLRPATQDGKPLLGPVPGWEGLSIAGGHFRNGILLSPVTAKSMADFVEKGETERLLPFLPARFL comes from the coding sequence ATGAGTGATTGTCTGGTAGTGGGTGGAGGAATCATCGGATTGAGCTTGGCATATGAGCTGTCACGGCGCGGGGTGAGCGTTACCTTGGTCGAGCAGGGCGAATGGGGAGGGCAGGCGTCTTCCGCTGCGGCCGGAATGCTTGCTCCTTTGAAGGAATTCACGGCACCTGGACCCATGCTCGATTTGGGCATGGAGTCACTAGCCCTATACCCGGAATGGGCAGCTGAGCTGGAGGAATTGACTGGTGGAGATGTACAGCTAAGCCTGGATGGGTTGCTGACCGTCGCGTTACATGAGGAAGAAGTCCAACAGCTCACAGACAAGTACCGTTGGCAAAAAGAAGCGGGACATGCTGTGCAATGGCTCTCGAATACAGCGCAAGTGAAAGAGGTAGAGCCGCTTCTGACCGATCAAGTGCAAGCGGCCATCTATTCGCCGTACGAAGGACACATCAACAATCGAATGCTTCTTCGCGCCTTGGCTACGGCTTGCCAATTGCAAGGAGTAAAGCTGTTATCTGGCTGTGTGGTGAGCGGCATTGCGGTCAAAGGCGGAAAAGTGATCGGAATCGAGACTTCTACAGGGTCACTGCGTGCCGCACAGACGGTGATTTCCTCGGGAGCGTGGGTTGGAATGATGCTGGAGATGCTTGGTGTTTCCGTGCCGATTCGCCCTGTACGTGGACAGATTGCGGCCGTCTCGTCCGTGGGCATTCCGTTGCGAACGGTGATTTTTGGAACGACAGGCTACATCACTCCGAAAAAGGATGGAAAAATTGTCATTGGTGCGACTGAGGATGAGAGTGGCTTCCAACGGGACGTCACAATGGCGGGGTTAGCCAGTATCCTGCAAGGGACCATGCCGTATGTTCCTGCGCTACACTCTGCTACCTTTCTGGAGGCTTGGGGTGGACTTCGACCTGCGACACAAGATGGCAAGCCACTCTTGGGCCCCGTTCCTGGCTGGGAAGGACTGTCGATTGCAGGTGGACATTTTCGCAATGGTATCCTGCTTTCTCCCGTCACAGCTAAATCGATGGCGGACTTTGTGGAAAAAGGGGAGACGGAGCGCCTTTTGCCATTTTTACCTGCCCGCTTTCTGTAA
- a CDS encoding excisionase family DNA-binding protein has translation MRENKTYLTVKETAAYLELPETFIMEKIKQGRIRAVHDGNEYIINKEQFNHHLEEIRKLREFEDAARHDPIPESYDVKDED, from the coding sequence TTGCGCGAGAATAAGACGTATTTGACCGTTAAGGAGACAGCCGCCTATTTGGAGCTTCCCGAGACGTTTATTATGGAAAAAATCAAGCAGGGGCGCATCCGTGCTGTCCATGACGGGAATGAGTACATCATCAACAAAGAGCAATTTAATCATCATCTGGAGGAAATTCGCAAGCTTCGGGAGTTCGAGGATGCTGCACGTCATGACCCGATTCCAGAGAGCTACGATGTGAAGGATGAGGATTAA
- a CDS encoding efflux RND transporter periplasmic adaptor subunit, which translates to MKKRWWIIGSVVVLLGIGGVAFSMMGSQQAMGMPVNIGAPTKSALESKVLTSGLVTVEDKLKQYANVTGTLREFVVKEGDKVKKGQVIAKIDTSDVDSRILELEAQMELAKANLAKAQIGNEPEEVAQDQERVSQAQREYDAAKREYDRMNQLFTSGASTQQELDKLKSQMDSALSTLNVAKQQLALKQKGPRKEDIAAQQAQINKLNVEKAQLNKERVQSVVVAPMDGTVIGVAADNGQYVNKGTEILTLANLNNLLIEADINESDVNKLKIGQSATIEGVTLGKKKLNAEVARISPTATTTATKSGQGEKTRVKVTLKPSGDVSALKPGFHVDINISVEKIDNAMQVPIEAVQQDADGSTFVWVSANGVAKKQKVDTGMENELFTHVKSGLTGDEQVILGPVESLTEGAPVMPMTGGGAPMGM; encoded by the coding sequence ATGAAAAAACGATGGTGGATCATCGGTTCCGTCGTAGTCCTCCTGGGCATCGGGGGCGTTGCGTTTTCTATGATGGGATCGCAACAAGCTATGGGAATGCCTGTCAACATCGGCGCACCAACGAAATCAGCTTTGGAAAGCAAGGTTTTGACATCAGGGCTCGTCACCGTAGAAGACAAGCTCAAACAGTACGCCAACGTCACAGGAACCTTACGCGAGTTTGTCGTCAAGGAAGGCGACAAGGTGAAAAAGGGACAAGTGATTGCGAAAATCGACACGTCCGATGTCGATAGCCGAATCCTCGAGCTGGAAGCGCAAATGGAATTGGCCAAAGCCAACCTCGCCAAGGCACAAATCGGCAACGAGCCCGAAGAAGTCGCACAAGACCAAGAACGTGTCTCCCAAGCCCAGCGTGAATACGATGCGGCAAAGCGAGAATATGATCGAATGAATCAATTATTCACTTCTGGCGCTTCTACTCAGCAAGAACTGGACAAGTTGAAATCACAAATGGATAGCGCTCTATCTACGCTAAATGTCGCCAAGCAACAGCTCGCTCTCAAGCAAAAGGGGCCACGCAAGGAAGACATTGCTGCTCAGCAAGCCCAAATCAACAAGCTGAATGTAGAAAAAGCACAGCTGAATAAAGAACGTGTCCAAAGCGTCGTCGTAGCACCTATGGATGGAACCGTCATTGGCGTTGCAGCGGATAACGGTCAATACGTCAACAAGGGAACAGAAATTTTGACCCTTGCCAATCTGAACAATCTGTTGATTGAAGCAGATATCAACGAATCCGATGTCAACAAGCTCAAAATCGGTCAATCTGCCACGATTGAAGGCGTGACGCTCGGAAAGAAAAAGCTGAATGCGGAAGTAGCTCGCATCTCTCCAACCGCGACCACTACTGCCACCAAGTCGGGGCAAGGTGAAAAAACACGCGTCAAAGTCACCCTCAAGCCATCTGGAGATGTATCTGCTTTGAAGCCTGGCTTCCATGTGGACATCAACATCTCCGTCGAAAAAATCGATAATGCCATGCAAGTGCCCATCGAAGCTGTGCAGCAAGATGCTGACGGCAGTACCTTTGTCTGGGTATCTGCTAATGGTGTTGCGAAAAAGCAAAAGGTCGATACCGGTATGGAAAATGAGTTGTTCACTCACGTCAAGTCTGGACTTACCGGCGATGAGCAAGTGATTTTAGGCCCTGTCGAATCCCTGACTGAAGGAGCACCTGTCATGCCGATGACTGGCGGCGGCGCACCAATGGGTATGTAA
- a CDS encoding ABC transporter ATP-binding protein, with the protein MLHVEGLTKAYKTGDTVLPILKGVSLLVEQGEFVAIMGPSGSGKSTFMNMLGCLDRPDSGSYMLDGIEVSSLKDTELAVVRNQKIGFVFQSFNLLARSTSLHNVELPMMYANVSRSERRKRATEALKRVGLAERMDHKPTQLSGGQKQRVAIARALVNKPAILLADEPTGNLDSRSGVEIMAMFQELHAQGVTIILVTHELDIAQHAERIVTFKDGVIIRDEKVTERIFSKPSDEVIVT; encoded by the coding sequence ATGCTTCATGTAGAAGGCTTGACGAAAGCATACAAGACGGGTGATACCGTACTGCCCATCTTAAAAGGTGTCTCTCTGCTGGTGGAACAAGGCGAATTCGTTGCCATCATGGGGCCATCAGGATCAGGGAAATCGACGTTTATGAACATGCTGGGCTGTCTGGATCGTCCTGATTCGGGTTCGTACATGCTAGACGGCATTGAGGTCAGCAGCCTGAAGGATACGGAGCTAGCCGTCGTTCGCAACCAAAAGATCGGCTTTGTGTTCCAATCATTTAATCTACTCGCCCGCTCTACCTCCTTGCACAATGTAGAGCTGCCGATGATGTACGCGAATGTCAGCCGCTCAGAACGGCGCAAACGGGCTACAGAAGCACTCAAAAGAGTGGGATTGGCTGAGCGCATGGACCATAAACCAACCCAGCTATCCGGTGGTCAAAAACAGCGTGTAGCAATTGCCAGAGCACTGGTCAATAAGCCTGCCATTCTGTTGGCAGATGAACCGACGGGAAATCTGGACAGCCGCTCCGGGGTCGAAATCATGGCCATGTTTCAGGAGCTGCATGCGCAGGGCGTTACGATCATTCTCGTTACCCACGAATTAGACATCGCCCAGCACGCTGAGCGGATTGTGACTTTCAAGGATGGCGTGATCATTCGCGATGAAAAGGTTACGGAGCGAATATTCTCCAAGCCGTCTGACGAGGTGATTGTCACATGA
- a CDS encoding ABC transporter permease, whose protein sequence is MNFMESFNTAVEGIWANKMRSILTMLGIIIGITSVIVVTALGEGGQRAINEEMEKFGQNTFNVFINWETKEEIASEDMTVEDTEVLGRISPAIEYIVPYNSSTIDLKGPKKEERVNLTASTADYFSMQSTLKVAKGRLFNEIDDKEQRAVIVLEEALAQKLFGQMSPIGQRVRWGNQSLVVIGTYTEEKFKFDMATSYGAIIPIRYEMSLQEEPSVQMIMGKAIDKASVDPAMQQVKQYLSRKHQKEDHYRVRSMQESMDQFNQMTGTLTLIFSIIAGISLVVGGVGVMNIMLVSVTERTREIGIRKALGARRRDILIQFLIESVIVCLIGGLIGVLFGLGIASIIAYFAQLPPLMSWNSVFIAFGFSSAIGIFFGLYPANKAAKLDPIEALRYE, encoded by the coding sequence ATGAATTTTATGGAAAGCTTTAACACCGCCGTGGAGGGTATCTGGGCGAACAAAATGCGCTCGATCTTGACCATGCTCGGGATCATCATCGGGATTACATCGGTCATTGTCGTTACGGCACTCGGTGAAGGCGGACAGAGAGCCATCAACGAAGAGATGGAAAAGTTCGGGCAAAACACGTTTAATGTCTTCATCAACTGGGAGACAAAAGAAGAGATAGCCTCAGAAGATATGACCGTGGAAGATACGGAGGTACTCGGCAGGATTAGTCCTGCCATCGAATACATCGTACCTTACAACTCCAGTACGATTGATTTGAAGGGTCCGAAAAAAGAAGAGCGCGTCAACCTCACTGCCTCCACTGCTGATTATTTTTCGATGCAATCAACATTGAAAGTGGCAAAAGGGCGACTTTTCAACGAGATAGATGACAAAGAACAACGCGCTGTCATCGTTCTGGAGGAAGCTCTTGCTCAAAAGCTGTTCGGTCAAATGAGCCCGATTGGTCAGCGTGTTCGCTGGGGAAATCAATCTCTCGTCGTAATCGGGACGTACACGGAAGAGAAATTCAAGTTTGATATGGCAACCAGCTATGGAGCCATTATTCCCATCCGTTACGAAATGAGCCTGCAGGAAGAGCCTTCCGTCCAAATGATCATGGGTAAAGCAATCGACAAAGCCTCTGTCGACCCAGCCATGCAGCAGGTCAAACAGTACTTGAGCCGCAAGCATCAAAAGGAAGACCATTACAGAGTTCGCAGCATGCAAGAATCAATGGACCAGTTTAATCAAATGACGGGCACCTTGACGCTAATCTTTAGTATCATCGCAGGTATCTCCCTCGTGGTTGGCGGTGTCGGCGTTATGAATATCATGCTCGTATCCGTAACAGAGCGCACGCGCGAAATCGGGATTCGCAAAGCATTAGGGGCACGACGACGAGATATCTTGATTCAGTTTTTGATTGAATCGGTCATCGTCTGCTTGATCGGTGGATTGATCGGGGTGTTGTTCGGCCTTGGTATCGCTTCGATCATCGCCTATTTTGCACAGCTGCCGCCGCTTATGTCCTGGAACAGCGTATTTATCGCATTCGGCTTCTCCAGTGCCATCGGTATTTTCTTTGGCCTCTACCCGGCCAACAAGGCAGCCAAGCTCGATCCAATCGAAGCACTGCGTTACGAATAA
- a CDS encoding DUF3886 domain-containing protein codes for MAKKQRKPQQRQAVTTATTDAKSGLNSLKDMLNADALGALKQLEKDMKTEGERKAKEAAEQKRREQEERERNKSFAELLDDYEKKGGGKYS; via the coding sequence ATGGCGAAAAAACAACGAAAACCACAACAGCGTCAAGCAGTGACAACAGCTACGACAGACGCGAAAAGCGGATTGAACAGTTTGAAGGATATGCTGAATGCAGATGCACTCGGAGCACTCAAGCAGCTTGAAAAAGACATGAAGACAGAAGGCGAGCGCAAAGCGAAGGAAGCTGCCGAACAAAAGCGCCGGGAGCAGGAAGAACGCGAGCGCAACAAGAGCTTTGCTGAGCTTTTGGATGATTACGAGAAAAAAGGCGGAGGCAAGTACAGCTAA
- the sspK gene encoding small acid-soluble spore protein K — MVRNKEKDFGKTAEIRGPKAQSEAVRSNGSINSEPQERLKENR, encoded by the coding sequence ATGGTTCGCAACAAAGAAAAAGATTTTGGAAAAACCGCTGAAATCCGAGGACCCAAAGCCCAATCCGAGGCTGTGCGCTCTAACGGCTCCATTAATAGTGAACCACAAGAAAGGCTAAAAGAAAACCGCTAA
- a CDS encoding RNA polymerase subunit sigma-24, whose amino-acid sequence MNDELLIEKCRKILRRIAWRLQYQTKKISARELPIIENICGQNQMSSVDSKLHLEEMLNSLPDKARFIIEQVVINGVPEEIVAQHLGISQQGVNKYKRKYLGILRKKLESNPQAVKS is encoded by the coding sequence ATGAATGATGAGTTATTAATTGAGAAGTGTAGAAAAATTTTAAGAAGGATTGCTTGGCGGTTGCAGTATCAAACAAAGAAGATTTCCGCCCGAGAGCTTCCGATCATAGAAAATATCTGTGGGCAGAATCAAATGTCTTCTGTAGATTCTAAGTTACACTTAGAAGAAATGTTGAATTCCCTTCCAGATAAAGCAAGATTTATTATTGAGCAAGTAGTGATCAATGGAGTTCCAGAAGAAATAGTTGCACAGCATTTAGGCATATCTCAACAAGGCGTAAACAAATACAAACGGAAATATTTAGGGATACTTCGAAAAAAATTAGAGTCTAACCCGCAAGCAGTTAAGTCGTAG